In Apium graveolens cultivar Ventura chromosome 10, ASM990537v1, whole genome shotgun sequence, the following are encoded in one genomic region:
- the LOC141690553 gene encoding uncharacterized protein LOC141690553, which yields MPPYEALYGRKCGSPTNWDEVREGKILGPEMVQQMKEIVKLIQKRLLAAQDRKRKYADSARKYVNFQEGEELLLKVSPWKGLTRFGKKGKLAPRYIGPFKNLGQVGKVTYKLDLPPQYQHVHNAFHVSLLKKYNPDVKHVTEFKPIEILADMSYVEQPVKILDWKEKSLKNKSVRLMKVLWRSQG from the coding sequence atgccaccatatgaagctctATATGGAAGGAAGTGCGGATCACCAACGAATTGGGACGAAGTTAGAGAAGGAAAGATTCTCGGCCCCGAAATGGTTCAACAGATGAAGGAAATAGTCAAATTGATCCAGAAGAgattgcttgctgctcaagacaGGAAACGGAAGTACGCCGACTCAGCTCGAAAATACGTGAATTTCCAAGAAGGCGAAGAGCTATTGTTAAAagtatcgccatggaaaggattgaccagatttgggaagaaaggaaaattAGCACCGCGATACATTGGTCCCTTTAAAAATTTGGGTCAAGTGGGGAAAGTTACTTACAAGCTAGATTTGCCGCCACAGTATCAGCATGTTCATAATGCATTCCATGTATCATTACTCAAGAAGTATAACCCAGATGTCAAGCATGTGACAGAGTTTAAGCCAATAGAAATTCTAGCAGATATGTCTTATGTAGAGCAACCCGTCAAGATACTCGACTGGAAAGAAAAGAGTCTTAAGAATAAATCAGTGAGATTAATGAAAGTACTTTGGAGATCTCAAGGTTAA